A single window of Zea mays cultivar B73 chromosome 10, Zm-B73-REFERENCE-NAM-5.0, whole genome shotgun sequence DNA harbors:
- the LOC100383846 gene encoding uncharacterized LOC100383846 yields MPFTPGPYSGVSTLALVARASVFGFGVVYGSIKLSILKATKPKKEEAHAHH; encoded by the exons ATGCCGTTCACTCCGGGTCCCTACTCTGGCGTCAGCACCCTCGCCCTT GTAGCGAGGGCATCGGTCTTCGGCTTCGGTGTCGTCTACGGGAGCATCAAGCTCTCAATCCTCAAG GCAACAAAGCCTAAAAAGGAAGAAGCGCATGCTCATCACTAA